A genomic stretch from Enterobacter dykesii includes:
- the ycgZ gene encoding regulatory protein YcgZ: MQQKGYVADSAAAIAQYFEKAVLPTQQETLGQVVVEILSDGRNLNRKSLCTKLLSRLEKADGPEEEEHYHKLLGLLFER, translated from the coding sequence ATGCAGCAGAAAGGTTACGTCGCAGATTCCGCAGCAGCAATCGCACAGTACTTCGAAAAAGCCGTGCTTCCTACCCAGCAGGAGACGCTGGGCCAGGTCGTTGTTGAAATTCTCAGCGACGGGCGAAATCTGAATCGCAAATCGCTCTGTACCAAACTGCTCAGCCGCCTCGAAAAGGCCGATGGCCCGGAAGAGGAAGAGCATTACCATAAGCTGCTTGGTCTGCTCTTCGAACGGTAA
- a CDS encoding biofilm development regulator YmgB/AriR family protein, which produces MRQNIQLQPEYHSAFLDSALSEYFRHAGDRFAEESAVFSTAVRCVLASEGHLSNKAIILWLIQTLEATNDVVQADVIRKTLEIVVGYTMDDL; this is translated from the coding sequence ATGAGACAAAATATTCAGCTTCAACCCGAGTACCACTCTGCTTTTTTAGACAGTGCGCTGTCGGAATATTTCCGTCATGCAGGCGATCGTTTTGCTGAAGAGTCCGCTGTTTTTTCAACTGCAGTACGCTGTGTTCTGGCCTCTGAAGGCCATCTGTCCAACAAAGCGATCATCCTCTGGCTCATTCAGACGCTGGAAGCGACTAACGACGTTGTCCAGGCGGACGTGATTCGCAAGACGCTGGAAATTGTCGTGGGCTACACCATGGACGACCTGTAA
- the fdhF gene encoding formate dehydrogenase subunit alpha, whose amino-acid sequence MKKIASVCPYCGAGCKLNLVVENNRIIRAEAAEGVTNQGTLCLKGFYGWDFLNDTRLLTPRLTQPMIRYHKGEAFTPVTWEEAIRYTAHKLSSIKAQHGPRSIMTTGSSRGTGNETNYVMQKFARAVLNTNNVDCCARVCHGPSVAGLQETLGNGAMSNSINDIENSKCLLVFGYNCADSHPIVARRVLKARENGAKIIVCDPRRIETARIADQHLQLKNGSNMALVNAFGYVLLEEELYDKSYVARFTEGLEAYRQTVKDYAPEKVEHLTGIPARDVRQAMRTFAAAPSATVMWGMGVTQFGQAVDVVKGLSSLALLTGNLGRPAVGVGPVRGQNNVQGACDMGVLPNMFPGYQDVTDPAVRQKFADAWGIDVNKMDDRVGTRITEVPHLALEGKVKTYYIMGEDPLQTEADLGLVRSGFEALDFVVVQDIFMTKTAEVADVLLPATSWGEHGGVFTCADRGFQRFGKAIEASGNVKRDWAIISLLATEMGYPMHYDSNKQIWDEMRELCPLFYGMTYEKMGEMGHVQWPCPTLDHPGTPYLYKDNQFDTPTGKGQLFAAPWRAPAETPDADFPLVLCTVREVGHYSCRSMTGNCAALQSLADEPGRVQLNPADADKLGITDGQLVWVRSRRGKVITRASISERINTGAVYMTYQWWIGACNELTQDNLDPISKTPETKYCAVQLEAIEDQRWAEDFAASAYQSMKSRLISAVNV is encoded by the coding sequence ATGAAAAAGATCGCCAGCGTCTGCCCGTACTGCGGTGCAGGCTGTAAATTAAACCTTGTCGTAGAAAATAACCGTATCATCCGTGCCGAAGCGGCAGAGGGCGTCACAAACCAGGGCACCCTGTGTCTGAAAGGCTTTTACGGCTGGGACTTCCTCAACGATACCCGTCTGCTCACCCCGCGCCTGACCCAGCCGATGATCCGCTACCACAAAGGCGAGGCATTCACTCCCGTTACCTGGGAAGAGGCTATCCGCTACACCGCGCATAAGCTCAGCAGCATTAAAGCGCAGCACGGGCCGCGGTCAATCATGACCACCGGATCCTCTCGCGGAACCGGGAATGAAACAAACTATGTGATGCAAAAATTTGCCCGCGCGGTGCTGAACACCAACAACGTGGACTGCTGCGCGCGAGTCTGTCACGGCCCTTCCGTGGCTGGTTTACAGGAAACGCTCGGCAACGGCGCGATGAGCAACTCAATCAACGATATCGAAAACTCAAAATGCCTGCTGGTGTTTGGCTATAACTGCGCGGACTCCCACCCTATCGTCGCCCGACGCGTGCTGAAAGCGCGGGAAAACGGCGCAAAAATCATCGTCTGCGATCCGCGGCGCATTGAAACGGCGCGCATCGCCGACCAGCATCTGCAGCTGAAAAACGGCAGCAACATGGCGCTGGTAAACGCCTTTGGCTACGTGCTGCTGGAAGAGGAGCTCTACGACAAAAGCTACGTGGCGCGCTTTACCGAGGGGCTTGAGGCCTATCGCCAGACGGTGAAAGACTATGCGCCGGAGAAGGTTGAGCATCTTACCGGCATTCCCGCCCGCGACGTTCGCCAGGCGATGCGCACCTTCGCGGCGGCCCCTTCCGCCACCGTGATGTGGGGGATGGGCGTAACCCAGTTTGGTCAGGCCGTGGATGTGGTCAAAGGGCTTTCCAGCCTGGCGCTGCTGACCGGCAACCTCGGTCGCCCTGCCGTCGGCGTCGGGCCGGTGCGCGGACAAAACAACGTTCAGGGCGCCTGCGATATGGGCGTTCTGCCGAATATGTTCCCCGGCTATCAGGATGTGACCGATCCGGCGGTCAGGCAGAAGTTTGCCGACGCCTGGGGAATTGACGTCAATAAAATGGACGATCGGGTCGGAACGCGCATTACCGAGGTGCCCCATCTGGCGCTGGAAGGCAAGGTCAAGACCTACTACATCATGGGGGAAGATCCGCTTCAGACCGAAGCCGATCTCGGTCTCGTTCGCAGCGGTTTTGAGGCGCTCGATTTTGTGGTGGTTCAGGACATCTTTATGACCAAAACGGCAGAAGTGGCGGACGTACTTCTCCCGGCCACCTCCTGGGGTGAACACGGCGGCGTCTTTACCTGTGCCGATCGCGGGTTCCAGCGTTTTGGTAAAGCCATTGAGGCCAGCGGCAACGTGAAGCGCGACTGGGCGATCATCAGCCTGCTCGCCACCGAGATGGGCTACCCGATGCACTATGACTCCAACAAGCAGATCTGGGATGAGATGCGCGAGCTGTGCCCTCTCTTCTACGGCATGACGTATGAAAAAATGGGCGAGATGGGCCACGTGCAGTGGCCGTGTCCGACGCTGGATCATCCGGGAACGCCGTACCTGTACAAAGACAATCAGTTCGACACCCCAACCGGTAAAGGGCAGCTCTTTGCCGCACCGTGGCGCGCGCCGGCGGAAACGCCGGACGCGGATTTCCCGCTGGTGCTGTGCACGGTGCGTGAAGTGGGACACTACTCCTGCCGCTCGATGACCGGGAACTGCGCCGCGCTGCAAAGCCTGGCCGATGAGCCGGGCCGGGTGCAATTGAACCCTGCCGATGCGGACAAACTGGGCATTACCGACGGCCAACTGGTCTGGGTGCGTTCGCGTCGCGGCAAAGTGATTACCCGTGCCAGCATTAGCGAGCGTATCAACACCGGGGCAGTCTATATGACCTATCAATGGTGGATTGGCGCCTGCAACGAGCTGACCCAGGATAATCTCGATCCCATCTCCAAAACGCCGGAAACGAAATACTGCGCGGTTCAGCTGGAGGCGATTGAGGACCAGCGCTGGGCGGAGGATTTTGCGGCGTCTGCATATCAGTCCATGAAGTCGCGGCTGATTAGCGCGGTGAATGTCTGA